The Devosia sp. MC521 genome has a segment encoding these proteins:
- the rmuC gene encoding DNA recombination protein RmuC, protein MSDLDQILFTLGSLPISIGVTLVGVLALALLIALIAVMSSNRGTLERAEMQAAQNLESVRSGLNDQILQRDSRLREIEGQLQHERERATEQMFSERDRAADMQAELAAMRTRLDEQARNHATELKRFTEARQQMTDEFKAIAGDVMRTHSETFTKQNREQVDVLLKPLQEKITEFHQGLIRDRSAMSEQIRALSESNLQITTEAQNLTRALKGSSQTQGAWGEMILSTILEQSGLREGEQYFTQQSHTIEDNQRLRTDVEIRMPNGDVLVIDSKVSLTAFESFVNSPEDERETYLRAHIHSVRTHITTLGAKGYNRAAKSSLDYVMMFVPIESALATAIQHDAKLVEFGMSKGVMLTTPTTLMTVLRTVRNVWDIEKRHQNAEEIAERAGKLYEKVAGFLSSMDQVEKGLNTAQANFAKAKDQLSSGRGNVVRQIEQLRDLGAKTSKSLPPGWEGRDDDAPVLKLVNDEPLDLN, encoded by the coding sequence ATGAGCGATCTCGACCAAATTCTTTTTACTCTCGGCAGCTTGCCGATTTCCATTGGCGTCACCCTCGTGGGCGTGTTGGCATTGGCGCTGCTGATCGCGCTTATTGCTGTGATGTCCAGCAATCGTGGCACCCTAGAGCGCGCCGAAATGCAGGCGGCGCAGAATTTAGAGAGCGTACGCTCGGGGCTTAACGATCAGATTTTGCAGCGTGATTCCCGCTTGCGCGAGATCGAGGGGCAGCTTCAGCACGAGCGCGAGCGCGCGACCGAGCAGATGTTTTCCGAGCGGGATCGTGCGGCCGACATGCAGGCGGAACTGGCGGCAATGCGCACGCGGCTTGATGAACAGGCCCGTAATCACGCCACGGAGCTGAAGCGCTTCACCGAAGCCCGCCAGCAGATGACGGATGAGTTCAAGGCCATCGCGGGTGACGTGATGCGCACCCATAGCGAGACCTTTACCAAGCAGAATCGCGAACAGGTCGATGTCCTCCTGAAACCCCTTCAGGAGAAAATAACTGAATTCCATCAAGGGCTTATCAGGGATCGATCGGCAATGTCCGAGCAGATTCGGGCTCTGTCGGAGAGCAATCTCCAGATCACCACCGAAGCGCAGAACCTGACGCGTGCGCTTAAGGGTAGTTCGCAGACGCAAGGCGCGTGGGGAGAAATGATCCTCTCCACAATTCTTGAACAGTCCGGCCTGCGTGAGGGTGAGCAGTATTTCACCCAGCAGAGCCACACGATTGAGGATAATCAGCGCCTGCGCACAGACGTCGAAATCCGCATGCCCAATGGCGATGTGCTGGTGATCGATAGCAAGGTGTCCCTCACTGCTTTTGAATCCTTCGTCAATTCGCCCGAAGACGAGCGAGAAACATACCTCCGAGCGCATATCCATTCGGTCCGGACGCACATTACCACGCTGGGCGCCAAGGGGTATAACCGGGCCGCAAAGTCTAGTCTGGACTACGTAATGATGTTTGTGCCGATTGAATCGGCGCTGGCGACGGCCATTCAGCACGACGCCAAATTGGTCGAATTTGGCATGTCCAAGGGCGTCATGCTGACGACCCCGACAACGCTGATGACCGTGTTGCGCACGGTGCGCAATGTTTGGGACATCGAAAAGCGCCACCAGAACGCCGAGGAAATCGCTGAACGCGCTGGCAAACTCTATGAAAAGGTTGCCGGATTCCTCTCGAGCATGGATCAGGTCGAAAAGGGCCTCAACACCGCACAAGCCAACTTCGCCAAGGCCAAGGACCAGCTGTCGTCCGGTCGCGGCAATGTCGTTCGGCAGATAGAGCAGTTGCGGGATTTGGGAGCAAAGACCAGCAAATCGCTTCCCCCTGGGTGGGAAGGACGGGACGATGATGCTCCCGTGCTGAAGTTGGTCAACGACGAACCTCTTGATTTGAATTAA
- the recR gene encoding recombination mediator RecR, producing the protein MATTGGPEIEQLILLLARLPGLGPRSARRAVLQMIKKKEQLMIPLSAALDRAVAAVCTCEVCGNVDTKAPCTICSDPKRGQSGILIVVQDVGDLWALERAGVGQVRYHVLGGVLSALDGVGPEDLNLDALIARAPEYSEMVLAMNATVEGQTTAHYITDHLLNTGIRITRLAHGVPIGGELDYLDEGTLSQALRARTEI; encoded by the coding sequence ATGGCAACCACCGGCGGACCGGAAATTGAGCAACTAATTCTGCTCTTGGCACGTCTGCCGGGGTTGGGACCGCGTTCGGCCCGCCGCGCCGTTTTGCAGATGATCAAGAAAAAAGAACAGCTGATGATCCCGCTGTCAGCCGCGCTTGATCGCGCCGTCGCAGCCGTCTGCACCTGCGAGGTCTGCGGCAATGTCGATACCAAAGCCCCATGCACGATCTGTTCTGACCCAAAACGCGGTCAAAGCGGGATTTTAATTGTCGTTCAAGATGTTGGCGACCTCTGGGCGCTGGAGCGCGCAGGCGTTGGGCAGGTTCGCTATCACGTCCTCGGTGGTGTGCTCTCGGCGCTGGATGGCGTTGGCCCGGAAGACCTCAATCTCGACGCCCTGATCGCCCGCGCACCGGAATATTCCGAGATGGTGCTGGCCATGAACGCGACCGTCGAAGGCCAAACCACAGCCCACTACATCACCGATCACCTGCTCAACACAGGCATTCGCATCACCCGCCTCGCCCACGGCGTGCCCATCGGTGGCGAGTTGGACTATCTCGACGAAGGCACGCTCAGCCAAGCGCTGCGCGCTCGCACCGAAATCTGA